The genomic stretch CCGCACCGTGCTCGTGGTTGGCGGCGGGACGGTCGCGCTGCGCAAGGCGACGGCGCTGCGCGAGGCCGGCGCGATCGTGCGCGTGGGTGCGCCGCGACTGAATGCGGAACTCGCGGCGATGGCCGCGAAGGGCGATATCGAACATCTGTCCGGCGAATTCGCGCCGCACTGGCTCGACGATGCATGGCTGGCGATCGCCGCCACCGATGACGATGTCGTGAACCGCGCCGTGGCGCAGGCCGGTGAAGCGCGCCGACTCTGGGTGAACGTGGTCGACGACGCGCGGGCGTCTACCGTGCAGATTCCCGCGCGCGTCGACCGCGGTCCGTTGCAGGTGGCCATTTCCAGCGGCGGCGCGGCGCCGATGCTCGCGCGCCATCTGCGCGAAACGCTGGAAACGCAGCTCGATGCCTCGCTCGGCGACCTCGCGCGACTGCTCGGTCGCGAGCGCGGACGCATCCGCGCGCGTTTCCCGCAACTGGGCGCGCGGCGCCGCTTCTTCGATCGCCTGCTGAGCGGCGCGGTGCCCGGGCTGCTGCGCAAGCGCCAGCACCTGGCCGCCGAACGCGAGTTCGTGGCGCAACTGCACGCCGAGGCTGCGGCCTCGACCGGCAGCGTCGCGCTGGTCGGCGCCGGGCCCGGCGATCCGGGACTGCTCACCCTGCGCGCGCTCCGCGTGCTCAACGAAGCGGACGTGATCCTGCACGACCGCCTCGTCAGCGACGAGATCCTGCAGGTCGTGCGTCGCGATGCGCAGCGCATCGAAGTCGGCAAGCAGGCCGGCAACCATCACGCCACGCAGGAGCAGATCCATGCGCTGATGCTCGAACACGCGCGTGCCGGCAAGCGCGTCGTGCGCCTGAAGGGCGGCGATCCGTTCGTCTTCGGTCGCGGCGGCGAGGAACTCGAGGTGCTGCGTACGAACGGCATCGCGTTCGAAGTGGTGCCCGGCATCACCGCCGCGCTCGCCTGTGCCGCGTACGCGGGCGTGCCGCTCACCCATCGCGATCACGCGCAGTCTGTGCGCCTGGTCACCGCGCACTGCCGCGAATCCACCGACACGCTCGACTGGCAGGCGCTCGCGCAGGAACGACAGACGCTTGCCGTCTACATGGGCGTGGCCGGGCTGGACCGTTTCAGCGCGCGCCTCATCGAACACGGCCGCGCGGCCTCCACGCCGTTCGCGATCGTCGAGAACGGCTCGCGCGCGAACCAGCGCGTCATCGTCGGCACGTTGGCCGAGCTGGCGCAGCGCGCGCGCGAACACGACGTGCAATCGCCCGCGTTGCTGATCGTCGGCGAAGTCGCGTCGCTCGCCGGCACGCTGCACTGGTTCGGCGCCGCGCCGTTGCGCGACGCGCCGGCGATCGCCGCGGCCGCCTGAACCACGCAAGACGCCCCCACACATCGAACCCGAGACAACGCCATGGCCCTCTACGACAGCATCCTCGACACCATCGGCAGCACGCCCATCGTGAAGCTGCACCGCATCGCGCCCAAGCACGTGACGCTGTATGCGAAGGTCGAATCGTTCAATCCCGGGGGTTCGGTGAAGGATCGTCTTGCGCTCGCCATCGTGCTCGACGCCGAGCGTAAGGGCCTGCTCAAGCCCGGCCAGACGATCGTCGAAGCGACCTCGGGCAACACCGGCATCGCGCTCGCGCTCGTCGCGGCGGCGCGCGGGTACCCGTTCGTCGCGGTGATGACGGAAACCTTCTCCGTCGAGCGCCGCAAGCTGATGCGCGCCTACGGCGCGAAGGTCATCCTAACGCCCGCCGCCGAGCGGGGCACCGGCATGGTGCGTCGCGCGAAGGAACTGGCCGACAAGCACGGCTGGTTCCTCGCGCGCCAGTTCGAGAACGAAGCGAACCCGGCCTACCACCGCAGCACGACGGGGCCGGAAATCCTGCGCGACTTCGCCGGCAAGCGGCTGGACTACTTCGTCAGCGGCTGGGGCACGGGCGGCACGATCACCGGCGCCGGCGAAGTGCTCAAGCTCGCGCGCCCGGACCTGAAGGTGATCGCCAGCGAACCGGCCGGCGCCGCGTTGCTGTCG from Lysobacter auxotrophicus encodes the following:
- the cysG gene encoding siroheme synthase CysG; the encoded protein is MSLPPASDLAAPLFPVFADLRGRTVLVVGGGTVALRKATALREAGAIVRVGAPRLNAELAAMAAKGDIEHLSGEFAPHWLDDAWLAIAATDDDVVNRAVAQAGEARRLWVNVVDDARASTVQIPARVDRGPLQVAISSGGAAPMLARHLRETLETQLDASLGDLARLLGRERGRIRARFPQLGARRRFFDRLLSGAVPGLLRKRQHLAAEREFVAQLHAEAAASTGSVALVGAGPGDPGLLTLRALRVLNEADVILHDRLVSDEILQVVRRDAQRIEVGKQAGNHHATQEQIHALMLEHARAGKRVVRLKGGDPFVFGRGGEELEVLRTNGIAFEVVPGITAALACAAYAGVPLTHRDHAQSVRLVTAHCRESTDTLDWQALAQERQTLAVYMGVAGLDRFSARLIEHGRAASTPFAIVENGSRANQRVIVGTLAELAQRAREHDVQSPALLIVGEVASLAGTLHWFGAAPLRDAPAIAAAA
- the cysK gene encoding cysteine synthase A; the encoded protein is MALYDSILDTIGSTPIVKLHRIAPKHVTLYAKVESFNPGGSVKDRLALAIVLDAERKGLLKPGQTIVEATSGNTGIALALVAAARGYPFVAVMTETFSVERRKLMRAYGAKVILTPAAERGTGMVRRAKELADKHGWFLARQFENEANPAYHRSTTGPEILRDFAGKRLDYFVSGWGTGGTITGAGEVLKLARPDLKVIASEPAGAALLSGKEWQPHKIQGWTPDFLPAVLSRTVADEVLPVDEVLARDTARRLAAEEGLFVGISAGATVAAALKVAERAPEGSVLLAVLPDTGERYLSTFLFEGVAEGSDDEWLESLERDAVAA